A stretch of the Capsicum annuum cultivar UCD-10X-F1 chromosome 10, UCD10Xv1.1, whole genome shotgun sequence genome encodes the following:
- the LOC107843993 gene encoding WAT1-related protein At5g07050 yields the protein MENNKGGCLSSFFKKAKPYIAMISLQFGYAGMNVITKVSLNGGMSHYVLVVYRHAFATLAIAPFALVLERKLRPKITFMMFLQIFVLGLLGPVIDQNFYYAGLKFTSPTFSCAMSNMLPAMTFVMAVLCRMEKVHIKKLRCQAKVVGTIVTVAGAMLMTLYKGHVINLVWSNNSTHINSTSNVSQTNEASDKDWVKGSILLIGATFAWASFFILQAITMRKYTAPLSLTTLVCFMGTLQSIAVTLVMEHKPSAWAIGFDMNLLAAAYAGIVSSSLAYYVQGLVMEKRGPVFVTAFSPLMMIIVAIMGSFILSEKIYLGGVLGAVLIVAGLYSVLWGKYKEYQEKEIEGNAIIEPVKGVVINDIEMQTSEVAIGVPMQILAKEVPKA from the exons atggAAAACAATAAAGGAGGATGTTTAAGTAGTTTTTTTAAAAAGGCAAAGCCATATATAGCAATGATCTCATTACAATTTGGTTATGCTGGAATGAATGTTATAACCAAAGTTTCACTTAATGGAGGAATGAGTCATTATGTTTTGGTTGTTTATAGACATGCCTTTGCTACTCTTGCTATTGCTCCTTttgctcttgttcttgaaag AAAACTCAGACCAAAGATAACTTTCATGATGTTCTTGCAAATATTTGTATTGGGTCTTCTTGG GCCAGTGATTGATCAAAATTTCTACTATGCTGGACTTAAGTTTACATCTCCAACATTTTCATGTGCCATGAGCAACATGCTTCCTGCAATGACATTTGTCATGGCTGTCCTCTGCAG GATGGAGAAGGTTCATATAAAAAAGTTGAGATGCCAAGCAAAGGTGGTAGGTACAATTGTGACAGTGGCTGGAGCAATGTTAATGACATTGTACAAAGGACATGTTATTAATTTAGTATGGTCGAATAATAGTACTCACATAAATAGTACTTCTAATGTTTCTCAAACCAATGAAGCAAGTGATAAAGATTGGGTTAAAGGTTCAATTCTTCTTATTGGTGCTACTTTTGCATGGGCTTCTTTTTTCATACTTCAG GCTATAACAATGAGGAAGTATACTGCTCCTTTGTCTCTAACTACACTTGTTTGCTTCATGGGAACTTTGCAATCTATTGCTGTCACCTTAGTGATGGAACACAAACCCTCTGCTTGGGCTATTGGTTTTGACATGAACCTTCTTGCTGCTGCCTATGCT GGGATTGTATCATCAAGCCTTGCATATTATGTTCAAGGTCTTGTAATGGAGAAAAGAGGACCTGTTTTTGTGACTGCTTTTAGTCCTTTGATGATGATCATTGTTGCCATCATGGGCTCTTTCATTCTTTCTGAGAAAATCTATCTTGGAGG TGTGCTTGGAGCAGTGCTAATTGTAGCAGGACTATACTCAGTATTATGGGGGAAATATAAAGAATATCAAGAGAAGGAAATTGAGGGTAATGCAATTATTGAACCAGTGAAAGGAGTAGTTATAAATGACATAGAAATGCAAACAAGTGAAGTAGCCATTGGTGTTCccatgcaaattttggctaaggaagTTCCTAAAGCTTAA
- the LOC107843994 gene encoding cytochrome P450 94B3, whose protein sequence is MELLSFPSLIFIALISIVFLLFLTIKNPNKHGFKIYPLVGALPEFLLNRHRFLEWATDVLSSCPTNTSVFYRPGNVHGVLTANPLNVEHMLKNNFENFPKGYRFYTRLEDFLGDGIFNVDGEAWRIQRKSASYEFSTRSLRNFVMETAQVEIHTRLIPLLQEAAKSDTTIIDIQDILERFAFDNIIKLAFNVDPNCLGGAESEFMQAFEIAATLSSGRFMYAIPFMYKIKKIFDIGSEKKLQKSIKIVHEFADKIISSRMEERAEKKDEDLLSRFMGDNTNQFSAKFLRDIVISFILAGRDTTSAALTWFFWILSSRKDIEQKILEELVQIRRRYGKKIGEAYSFDELREMQYLHAAISEAMRLYPPVPIDTRCCLKDDILPDGTFIGKGWFMSYQTYSMGRMESIWGKDCCEYKPERWFDENGVYKHESPFKFPVFHAGPRMCLGKDMAYIQMKSIAASVLEKFEFDVQLENEKCPEYILSLTLRMKGGLAVKVKERCITNS, encoded by the exons ATGGAACTTCTCTCTTTTCCATCACTCATTTTCATTGCCCTTATCTCCATTGTTTTCTTACTATTCCTCACTATTAAAAATCCCAATAAACATGGCTTCAAAATCTACCCACTCGTCGGAGCACTGCCGGAGTTTCTCCTCAACCGTCACCGTTTTCTCGAATGGGCTACTGATGTCCTCTCTTCTTGCCCGACCAACACCTCTGTCTTTTACCGCCCTGGTAATGTTCACGGTGTCCTGACAGCAAATCCTCTCAATGTCGAACACATGTTGAAGAATAATTTCGAGAATTTTCCTAAAGGTTATAGATTTTATACTAGGCTTGAAGATTTTCTTGGTGATGGAATATTTAATGTTGATGGTGAAGCTTGGAGGATTCAAAGGAAATCAGCTAGCTATGAGTTTAGTACTAGGTCTTTAAGGAATTTTGTTATGGAAACTGCACAG GTGGAGATACACACACGTTTGATTCCACTACTCCAAGAAGCAGCTAAAAGTGATACCACCATTATTGACATTCAAGACATTTTAGAAAGATTTGCATTTGACAACATCATCAAGCTTGCATTCAATGTGGATCCAAATTGTTTAGGAGGAGCTGAAAGTGAATTCATGCAAGCTTTTGAAATTGCAGCAACTCTAAGTTCAGGTAGGTTCATGTATGCTATCCCCTTCATgtacaaaatcaagaaaatcttcgACATTGGTTCGGAGAAAAAGCTACAAAAATCAATCAAGATTGTGCATGAATTCGCGGATAAGATCATAAGTTCAAGAATGGAAGAGCGCGCTGAGAAGAAAGATGAAGATTTGTTATCAAGATTCATGGGGGATAATACTAATCAGTTCTCAGCTAAGTTCTTGAGGGACATTGTCATCAGTTTCATCCTAGCTGGTCGAGACACAACATCGGCAGCTCTAACATGGTTCTTTTGGATATTGTCTTCAAGGAAAGATATAGAGCAAAAGATATTAGAAGAACTAGTTCAAATTCGTCGAAGATATGGGAAGAAGATTGGTGAAGCTTATAGTTTCGACGAGTTAAGAGAAATGCAGTATCTACATGCAGCTATTTCTGAAGCAATGAGGCTATATCCACCAGTACCAATTGATACAAGGTGTTGTTTGAAAGATGACATTTTACCAGATGGGACTTTTATTGGTAAAGGTTGGTTTATGAGTTATCAAACTTATAGTATGGGAAGAATGGAGAGTATATGGGGTAAAGATTGTTGTGAGTATAAACCAGAAAGATGGTTTGATGAGAATGGGGTTTATAAACACGAAAGTCCATTTAAATTTCCAGTATTTCATGCTGGACCAAGAATGTGTCTTGGAAAAGACATGGCTTATATTCAAATGAAGTCAATTGCAGCTTCTGTgttggaaaagtttgaatttGATGTTCAGTTGGAGAATGAGAAGTGTCCTGAGTATATCTTATCTTTGACTCTAAGAATGAAAGGAGGTTTGGCTGTGAAGGTGAAAGAAAGATGTATCACCAACAGTTAA
- the LOC107843995 gene encoding bZIP transcription factor 17 has translation MGDSVVADPPPLTSGEMAANPAGEFDGLPVPPFDGNFFAQQMTSADHNDFPIEFQLDDIDFDLSFDDFFQNPCDGNLPDVLGSDPGLIDPNSFGKIGDFDSSFDDCLKEPPGSNLGHMDPYCFGQIGDFDNIDESSGNVKLTSTDTSSPELYQSSSSSGVLNEQGSTDVFGYLNVSSPVSNGSNNKDLSDVKVKALNCHSPESQGSGHCGSNLSEGLNYQSDSNKSVHSSPNLGNNSMKGVVVEQKFKVERVNAGISKCSSILKRKKCSEDSNNINKIQKSNTFSLSDNVNSEEDEKRLARLIRNRESAHLSRQRKKHYVEELEDKIRMMHSTIQDLNAKVSYVMAENVTLRTQLGGAGVPPPVPPPPGMYPHPPVMYPWMGYTPPYMMKPQGSQVPLVPIPKLKSQAAAPAPKSSKKVEKKKSEVKTKKVASISFLGVLFFMVLFGGLVPLLNVRYGGVREPFTSGDSFGSGFSDKHHGRILTVDRPVNGTGYSGKSGGKDHSSHCGRGESPVDEFVRMGNGSDPLAASLFVPRNDKLVKIDGNLIIQSVLASEKAMASHGSADKNNRGTGLAVPGDLAPAIPGTHPRLYRSPAQRALGTGEEENGKSTMQQWFLEGVAGPLLSSGMCTEVFQFDVSSSAPGAIVHATNARNVSMEESQNATRIHRNRRILNGPSVSLSSPSHNISEEQNGTGGKQENFTGNKSLSSMVVSVLVDPREAGDANGDGIMGPKSLSRIFVVVLIDSVKYVTYSCMLPFKGSTPLVTT, from the exons ATGGGCGATTCAGTTGTGGCCGATCCACCACCTTTGACGTCGGGGGAAATGGCGGCGAATCCTGCCGGAGAATTTGACGGTCTTCCAGTTCCACCTTTTGATGGTAATTTTTTCGCTCAACAAATGACGTCAGCAGATCACAATGATTTTCCGATTGAATTCCAGCTTGATGATATCGATTTCGATCTGTCGTTCGATGATTTTTTTCAGAATCCTTGTGATGGTAATTTGCCTGATGTTCTCGGGTCGGATCCGGGTCTGATTGACCCGAATAGCTTCGGTAAAATCGGGGATTTTGATTCCTCCTTCGATGATTGTCTTAAGGAACCTCCGGGTTCGAATTTGGGGCACATGGACCCTTATTGCTTTGGCCAAATTGGGGATTTTGACAATATTGATGAATCTTCTGGAAATGTTAAGCTGACGTCAACAGATACGTCATCGCCGGAGCTTTATCAGAGTTCGAGCAGCTCTGGGGTTTTGAATGAACAGGGTTCTACCGATGTTTTCGGGTACTTGAACGTGTCATCACCGGTGTCGAATGGATCGAACAACAAAGATTTGAGCGACGTGAAGGTTAAGGCTTTGAATTGTCATTCACCGGAGTCGCAGGGTTCAGGGCATTGTGGTTCAAATCTCTCAGAAGGGCTGAATTATCAATCTGATTCGAATAAATCGGTACATTCTTCTCCGAATTTAGGTAATAATTCTATGAAAGGTGTTGTTGTTGAACAGAAATTTAAAGTTGAGCGTGTTAATGCTGGTATAAGTAAATGTAGCTCGATATTGAAGAGGAAAAAGTGTAGTGAAGATTCGAATAACATAAACAAAATCCAaaagtctaatactttttctttgAGTGATAATGTTAATAGTGAAGAGGATGAAAAGAGGTTAGCTAGATTGATTAGGAATAGGGAAAGTGCTCATTTGTCGAGGCAAAGGAAGAAGCATTATGTTGAGGAATTAGAGGATAAAATTAGGATGATGCATTCGACAATTCAAGATTTGAATGCTAAGGTGTCGTATGTAATGGCGGAAAATGTAACTCTAAGGACACAGCTTGGGGGTGCTGGTGTACCTCCTCCAGTGCCGCCACCACCGGGGATGTATCCCCATCCTCCTGTGATGTATCCGTGGATGGGATATACGCCACCTTATATGATGAAGCCACAGGGATCACAAGTGCCCTTGGTTCCCATTCCGAAGTTGAAATCTCAGGCCGCAGCGCCTGCGCCAAAAAGTAGCAAGAAAGTGGAGAAAAAGAAGAGTGAGGTGAAAACTAAGAAGGTTGCTAGTATTAGCTTCCTTGGTGTGTTGTTCTTCATGGTGCTCTTTGGTGGGTTGGTTCCTTTATTGAATGTGAGATATGGAGGTGTGAGGGAACCATTTACAAGTGGAGATTCTTTTGGGAGTGGATTTTCCGATAAACATCATGGAAGAATCTTAACTGTTGACAGGCCTGTGAATGGGACTGGTTATTCTGGGAAATCCGGTGGAAAAGATCATAGCTCACATTGTGGCCGGGGTGAAAGCCCTGTAGATGAATTTGTTCGCATGGGCAATGGTAGTGATCCTCTAGCAGCCTCTTTGTTTGTCCCGAGGAATGATAAACTTGTTAAGATTGACGGGAACTTGATTATTCAGTCTGTATTAGCAAGTGAGAAAGCCATGGCATCTCATGGAAGTGCTGATAAGAACAATAGAGGGACCGGCCTCGCGGTTCCTGGAGATTTAGCCCCTGCTATTCCCGGAACCCATCCTCGCCTTTATCGAAGTCCTGCACAAAGGGCTCTTGGAACTGGGGAGGAGGAGAATGGAAAGTCAACTATGCAGCAGTGGTTCCTTGAAGGTGTTGCTG GACCTTTGTTGAGTTCAGGCATGTGTACAGAAGTGTTCCAGTTCGATGTGTCATCTTCTGCTCCAGGAGCCATAGTTCATGCTACCAATGCTAGAAATGTGTCTATGGAAGAAAGTCAGAACGCCACACGCATCCACAGAAATAGAAGGATCCTCAATGGTCCTTCCGTTTCCCTTTCTAGTCCCTCTCACAACATTTCTGAAGAACAGAATGGAACAGGTGGTAAGCAAGAGAACTTCACCGGGAACAAGTCACTTTCTTCCATGGTAGTATCTGTTCTGGTTGATCCAAGAGAGGCAGGTGATGCCAATGGTGATGGTATCATGGGTCCGAAGTCCCTCTCTCGGATATTCGTTGTTGTGCTGATCGACAGTGTCAAGTATGTCACGTATTCTTGCATGCTTCCCTTTAAAGGATCTACTCCTTTAGTGACTACCTGA